From a region of the Arvicanthis niloticus isolate mArvNil1 chromosome 6, mArvNil1.pat.X, whole genome shotgun sequence genome:
- the Rars1 gene encoding arginine--tRNA ligase, cytoplasmic isoform X1 has translation MGVADERMDGLVAQCSARLLQQEKEIKSLTAEIDRLKNWSHLEASPSLEELREENLKLKYRLNILRRSLQAERRKPTKNMININSRLQEVFGRAIKAAYPDLENPPLVVTPSQQPKFGDYQCNSAMGISQMLKAKEQKVSPREIAENITKHLPNNDYIDRVEIAGPGFINVHLRKDFVSEQLTNLLVNGVQLPVLGENEKVIVDFSSPNIAKEMHVGHLRSTIIGESMSRLFEFAGYNVLRLNHVGDWGTQFGMLIAHLQDKFPDYLTVSPPIGDLQAFYKESKKRFDAEEEFKKRAYQCVVLLQSKNPDIMKAWNLICDVSREEFSKIYDALDITLIERGESFYQDRMKDIVKEFEDKGFVQVDDGRKIVFVPGCSVPLTIVKSDGGYTYDTSDLAAIKQRLFEEKANKIIYVVDNGQATHFQTVFAAAQMIGWYDPKVTRVAHVGFGVVLGEDKKKFKTRSGETVRLMDLLEEGLRRSMDKLKEKERDKVLTEEELKAAQTSVAYGCIKYADLSHNRLNDYIFSFDKMLDDRGNTAAYLLYAFTRIRSIARLASVDEEMLQRAARETKILLDHEKEWKLGRCILRFPEILQKILDDLFLHTLCDYIYELATTFTEFYDSCYCVEKDRQTGKVLKVNMWRMLLCEAVAAVMAKGFDILGIKPVQRM, from the exons GAAAAGGAGATTAAATCTCTGACTGCCGAGATCGACCGACTGAAGAACTGGAGTCACTTAGAAGCGTCTCCAAGTTTGGAAGAGTTACgagaggaaaatttaaaattgaaGTATAGGCTGAATATTCTTCGAAGG AGTCTTCAggcagaaaggagaaaaccaactaaaAATATGATTAACATCAACAGCCGCCTGCAGGAGGTCTTTGGCCGTGCCATTAAGGCTGCATATCCAGACTTGGAGAACCCTCCCCTGGTCGTAACACCAAGTCAGCAGCCCAAGTTTGGAGACTATCAGTGTAATAGTGCCATGGGTATTTCTCAG ATGCTCAAAGCAAAGGAACAGAAAGTTAGTCCTAGAGAAATTGCAGAAAACATTACCAAGCATCTGCCGAACAATGACTATATTGACAGAGTTGAAATTGCGGGTCCTG GTTTCATTAATGTGCACTTGAGAAAGGACTTTGTGTCAGAACAGTTAACCAATCTCCTAGTGAATGGAGTTCAACTACCTGTGCTTGGAGAGAATGAAAAG gttatAGTTGACTTTTCCTCTCCCAACATAGCTAAAGAGATGCATGTTGGCCACCTCAGGTCAACCATCATAGGAGAAAGTATGAGCCGCCTCTTTGAATTTGCAGGATACAATGTGCTAAG GTTAAACCATGTAGGAGACTGGGGGACCCAGTTTGGCATGCTCATCGCTCACCTGCAGGATAAGTTTCCAGATTATCTGACAGTTTCACCTCCTATTGGAGATCTTCAGGCCTTTTATAAG gaatcTAAGAAGAGGTTTGATGCTGAGGAGGAGTTTAAGAAGCGAGCCTATCAGTGTGTCGTTTTGCTGCAGAGTAAAAACCCAGATATCATGAAAGCCTGGAATCTCATCTGTGACGTCTCCCGGGAAG AGTTTAGTAAAATCTATGATGCATTGGACATCACTTTAATAGAAAGAGGAGAATCCTTCTATCAAGATAGGATGAAGGATATTGTAAAGGAATTTGAAGATAAAG GTTTTGTACAAGTGGATGATGGCAGAAAAATTGTGTTCGTGCCTGGGTGTTCTGTACCATTAACAATAGTGAAATCAGATGGGGGCTATACCTATGACACATCTGACCTGGCTGCCATCAAACAGAGACTATTTGAAGAAAAAGCAAATAAGATTATTTacgtggtggacaatgggcaa GCTACACACTTCCAGACAGTGTTTGCTGCTGCTCAAATGATTGGTTGGTATGACCCTAAAGTCACTCGAGTAGCCCACGTTGGATTTGGTGTGGTCCTAGGAGAAGACAA gaagaaatttaaaacacGTTCAGGTGAGACTGTGCGTCTGATGGACCTGCTGGAAGAAGGGCTCAGACGGTCCATGGACAAgctgaaagagaaggagagagacaag GTCTTAACTGAAGAGGAGTTGAAAGCAGCTCAGACATCCGTTGCCTATGGCTGCATCAAATACGCCGACCTTTCTCATAACCGCCTCAATGACTACATCTTCTCCTTTGACAAGATGCTGGATGACAGAGGGAACACAGCTGCCTACCTCCTGTACGCCTTCACCAGAATCAG GTCTATTGCACGCCTGGCCAGTGTTGATGAGGAGATGCTGCAGAGAGCCGCTCGGGAAACCAAGATCCTTTTGGACCATGAGAAGGAGTGGAAGCTGGGACGGTGCATTTTACGGTTCCCCGAGATCCTGCAGAAGATCCTAGACGACCTGTTCCTCCACACTCTCTGTGATTACATTTATGAGCTGGCAACCACGTTCACGGAGTTCTACGATAGCTGCTACTGTGTGGAGAAAGATCGACAGACTG GGAAAGTATTGAAAGTGAACATGTGGCGAATGCTCTTGTGTGAAGCAGTAGCTGCTGTCATGGCCAAGGGCTTCGATATACTGGGAATAAAACCTGTCCAAAGGATGTAA
- the Rars1 gene encoding arginine--tRNA ligase, cytoplasmic isoform X2, with protein sequence MGVADERMDGLVAQCSARLLQQEKEIKSLTAEIDRLKNWSHLEASPSLEELREENLKLKYRLNILRRSLQAERRKPTKNMININSRLQEVFGRAIKAAYPDLENPPLVVTPSQQPKFGDYQCNSAMGISQMLKAKEQKVSPREIAENITKHLPNNDYIDRVEIAGPGFINVHLRKDFVSEQLTNLLVNGVQLPVLGENEKVIVDFSSPNIAKEMHVGHLRSTIIGESMSRLFEFAGYNVLRLNHVGDWGTQFGMLIAHLQDKFPDYLTVSPPIGDLQAFYKESKKRFDAEEEFKKRAYQCVVLLQSKNPDIMKAWNLICDVSREEFSKIYDALDITLIERGESFYQDRMKDIVKEFEDKGFVQVDDGRKIVFVPGCSVPLTIVKSDGGYTYDTSDLAAIKQRLFEEKANKIIYVVDNGQATHFQTVFAAAQMIGWYDPKVTRVAHVGFGVVLGEDKKKFKTRSGETVRLMDLLEEGLRRSMDKLKEKERDKVLTEEELKAAQTSVAYGCIKYADLSHNRLNDYIFSFDKMLDDRGNTAAYLLYAFTRIRSIARLAIVWEDRVPDQSYSLVSQVYCTPGHCVGRPCA encoded by the exons GAAAAGGAGATTAAATCTCTGACTGCCGAGATCGACCGACTGAAGAACTGGAGTCACTTAGAAGCGTCTCCAAGTTTGGAAGAGTTACgagaggaaaatttaaaattgaaGTATAGGCTGAATATTCTTCGAAGG AGTCTTCAggcagaaaggagaaaaccaactaaaAATATGATTAACATCAACAGCCGCCTGCAGGAGGTCTTTGGCCGTGCCATTAAGGCTGCATATCCAGACTTGGAGAACCCTCCCCTGGTCGTAACACCAAGTCAGCAGCCCAAGTTTGGAGACTATCAGTGTAATAGTGCCATGGGTATTTCTCAG ATGCTCAAAGCAAAGGAACAGAAAGTTAGTCCTAGAGAAATTGCAGAAAACATTACCAAGCATCTGCCGAACAATGACTATATTGACAGAGTTGAAATTGCGGGTCCTG GTTTCATTAATGTGCACTTGAGAAAGGACTTTGTGTCAGAACAGTTAACCAATCTCCTAGTGAATGGAGTTCAACTACCTGTGCTTGGAGAGAATGAAAAG gttatAGTTGACTTTTCCTCTCCCAACATAGCTAAAGAGATGCATGTTGGCCACCTCAGGTCAACCATCATAGGAGAAAGTATGAGCCGCCTCTTTGAATTTGCAGGATACAATGTGCTAAG GTTAAACCATGTAGGAGACTGGGGGACCCAGTTTGGCATGCTCATCGCTCACCTGCAGGATAAGTTTCCAGATTATCTGACAGTTTCACCTCCTATTGGAGATCTTCAGGCCTTTTATAAG gaatcTAAGAAGAGGTTTGATGCTGAGGAGGAGTTTAAGAAGCGAGCCTATCAGTGTGTCGTTTTGCTGCAGAGTAAAAACCCAGATATCATGAAAGCCTGGAATCTCATCTGTGACGTCTCCCGGGAAG AGTTTAGTAAAATCTATGATGCATTGGACATCACTTTAATAGAAAGAGGAGAATCCTTCTATCAAGATAGGATGAAGGATATTGTAAAGGAATTTGAAGATAAAG GTTTTGTACAAGTGGATGATGGCAGAAAAATTGTGTTCGTGCCTGGGTGTTCTGTACCATTAACAATAGTGAAATCAGATGGGGGCTATACCTATGACACATCTGACCTGGCTGCCATCAAACAGAGACTATTTGAAGAAAAAGCAAATAAGATTATTTacgtggtggacaatgggcaa GCTACACACTTCCAGACAGTGTTTGCTGCTGCTCAAATGATTGGTTGGTATGACCCTAAAGTCACTCGAGTAGCCCACGTTGGATTTGGTGTGGTCCTAGGAGAAGACAA gaagaaatttaaaacacGTTCAGGTGAGACTGTGCGTCTGATGGACCTGCTGGAAGAAGGGCTCAGACGGTCCATGGACAAgctgaaagagaaggagagagacaag GTCTTAACTGAAGAGGAGTTGAAAGCAGCTCAGACATCCGTTGCCTATGGCTGCATCAAATACGCCGACCTTTCTCATAACCGCCTCAATGACTACATCTTCTCCTTTGACAAGATGCTGGATGACAGAGGGAACACAGCTGCCTACCTCCTGTACGCCTTCACCAGAATCAG GTCTATTGCACGCCTGGCCATTGTGTGGGAAGACCGTGTGCCTGACCAGAGTTACTCACTGGTCTCTCAGGTCTATTGCACGCCTGGCCATTGTGTGGGAAGACCGTGTGCCTGA